From a region of the Thermoanaerobaculia bacterium genome:
- the purN gene encoding phosphoribosylglycinamide formyltransferase, which translates to MHRLAILLSGRGSNFVALADAVDSEKIPDAAIVAVVSDNPDAPGLAIARERGLPAHPIARESGMTRAVHEARIRRVLDAAKPDLICLAGYMRILSPEFVEAYRGRILNIHPSLLPKHPGLHVQRRAIEAGDQESGCTVHYVDVGIDSGPVILQKRVPILPGDTEETLAARILEQEHVAYPEAVNLALEKLGLRST; encoded by the coding sequence ATGCACCGCCTTGCCATCCTCCTTTCCGGCCGCGGGTCGAACTTCGTCGCGCTCGCGGACGCCGTGGATTCGGAAAAGATTCCGGACGCCGCGATCGTCGCGGTCGTCTCCGACAACCCGGACGCGCCGGGTCTCGCGATCGCCCGAGAGCGCGGCCTGCCTGCCCATCCGATCGCGCGCGAGAGCGGCATGACGCGGGCGGTGCACGAGGCGAGGATCCGGAGAGTGCTCGATGCCGCGAAGCCGGATCTCATCTGTCTCGCCGGCTACATGCGCATCCTGTCGCCCGAGTTCGTCGAGGCGTATCGCGGGCGGATCCTGAACATCCACCCTTCGCTCCTGCCGAAGCATCCCGGCCTCCACGTCCAGCGCCGGGCGATCGAGGCGGGGGACCAGGAGTCGGGCTGCACGGTGCACTACGTGGACGTCGGCATCGACTCGGGTCCCGTCATCCTCCAGAAGCGCGTCCCGATCCTTCCGGGCGATACCGAGGAGACGCTTGCCGCACGCATCCTCGAACAGGAGCACGTCGCGTATCCGGAAGCGGTGAACCTGGCGCTGGAGAAGCTGGGGCTCCGTTCGACCTGA